GGCATTCAAGCTGGTGCGCGAGAAGTATGGCGACGATATCTTTATCTGGGTTGACGACAAGCCGTGGCGCTTCATAGGGCACGGCGATGAGAACACGGAATACGTCTGGTACTACTTCCCCATTACGGCGAAGTTCGTGGAGAAGAAGCGAGAGATGCTGGCTCTAATACCCCACCTCCACGTGATAAGGGATCTGTGGAGTCTGTTCGATGTAATCAAAAACGTCGAGAGGCAGAGGAGAAGTGCCAAAGAAAAAGCATAAAGTATTTTATTCTCTTTTTCCTACTTATTCCTAGGAGATGCCCATGACCAATCCTCTAAAAAACAGGGTATTGATCCTCCTGCTGGTGCTGTTCGTGGTGATTACAGTACTATCAACAACCCCCTGGATGAACAAGATATCAGAGAGCATAAGATCAGCGGAACCAAATGTAACAGCCGTTTACATTGGAACCACAGCCCCCAACGGAACGTGGCAGTTCAAAGTAGAGGATAGGGTACTGACTGACTGTGTAGTGGCTTACGTTTACAACTACACCCCCCCTGGGAAGCTTGTTGTTTATGAGCTGGATTCTAAAGCACTCAAAGTAATTAACCCCTCCGAAGAAATACCTTCGTCCGAGTGCAAGGGAGAGCTGATATATGGATACCTCACTGCGAACTTCACGAAACTTCCTGAAACGTTAACCATAGACGTTTGGGTCGGAACAACCTCAACAAACGATGGGTACATATACTTCCGCCAGATTGGCGACTGGATGTTCATAAACGGCTCATACGTTGGATATAAAGCTCCCTCCCTAAGCAACAACTACATGCTGATGCCCATCAAAGAACTGGGAAAAATAACGAACTCGACCGGGATTCACGTGGTCAATCGCCGCTGAGGTACTCCAGAGTGTCTTCAACAAACTCGTCATAATCTTCTTTTTCAGTTTCCTCAAGTCTCAGACGAAACTCCTTACCCAGCGACCATCTTATAGCAACGTCCCCCTTGTTTGTCTCAGCAATGATAAGTCCAAACGGGGCGTCACCCATCCAGTGATGCTTTGAAAAACCCACTTCAAACCCCCGCCTTCTCAGTTCCTCAAGTATCGTCTCATAAGTTTTTGAAGGATTGTAAGGACTTCGAGCGAACCCAATGTAGGCCATCTTTACTCACCCCTGTGAAATACTGGTCAGAAGTTAAAACCTTTTCGGTTCCCCTAACAAAACTTAAAAGCCAAAGCACAAACTTTCTACCATGAAACCAAAACCTCTACCAGAGAAAGCACTAAAACTGGGAAAGAACGTTATCATAGCCGACGTTCACCTCGGCTACGAAATAGCGATGGCCAAAGAGGGGTTCTATCTCCCCAGGGTCTTTCACGACGTTGTTAGGAATTTGAAAAACATCATACAAAGGGAAAAGCCGAAGGGGCTGATAATAAACGGGGACTTCAAGCACTCATTTGTTCCTGAGTGGCGGGAAAAAACAGAGCTCAGAACTTTTCTCGAAGAGGTGTCTCCCCTGGTATCAGAGATAGTCTTAGTGAGGGGCAACCACGACGTTGGCGTTCTTTGGCTGAAGGAACTTGGGGTTGAGATTGTGGATGAACTTGAAATTGGAAGATGGAAGCTCGTTCATGGGCACAAACTCGTGGAGGGTGAGAACTTCATAATCGGGCACGAACACCCCGCAATAAGACTGAGGGACGAGGTTGGGGCCGTTATCAAAGTGCCTGCGTTTCTAATGGGGAAACATCTGATAGTCCTGCCAGCGTTCAGCCCTTGGGCCTACGGCAACGATGTTTTGAGGGAGATCGTGTCCCCTTTTTTGAAGTACAGACGAGAGGACTTTAGAGTTTTAGTACCTGTGGGCAGGGAGGTTCTCGACTTTGGAACTCTATCAAAACTTCAGGAAGCCCTAAAAAGGCTGTAGCAAAAGGTTTAAACATCGAAGGGCAGAATAAAATGGAGGTCGCGAAGATGAGTCTCATAACGTATATCGCGTTCTTCGCCTACGCCCCGACACTCGCCATACTATGGTACTTTTACCACAAGGACAAATATGAGCCAGAGCCAAAGAGATACGTAGTGGCAACGTTCCTACTCGGAGCCACTCTGTCAGTCGGAATCTCATATATTCTTGAAAGCGTGCTCACTATAGGGGGGATAATAAAGCCGATCCTACCTGCAACGGCCTTTTACGTTGCGCTAGTGGCGGGGATTGTAGAAGAGCCCGCAAAGGCACTCGCAATAAGGTACCCCTTCGCGGCGGGCCAGATAGACGGCATTATGGACGGGCTTGTCTACGGTGTCGCGGCAGGCCTTGGGTTCGCCGCCACTGAGAACTTCCTCTACGGACTCGGCTGGGGAGTGGGAGTCACAATAGCGAGGGCTTTCTTAACACCATTTGCTCACGCCACGTGGAGTGCCATAGTAGGCGTGGGGTACGGGCTGGTGTCCGAGGGAAAAGCGTATTCAACGGGAAGCTTTCTGATCCTGGCAATGTTCCTGCACGCGATCTGGGACTATTTCGCGTTCCTCAGCGCTGGAATCCCTGCCTACAATCTAGTACTTATATTCCTTATCCTGCTCAACGCTGCAATACTGCGCTACTTCCTCATGCTAGCCGAGATGGAGGAGAGAAGCAAACTCTGGTACTACCTGTTCAGGAGGGGTATGCGGTGAAGGGGAAGGAAGTCCTAGATGAAGCACTCTTCGAGGCGAGGCCTTACGTCGAGTACTGGGATCGGCTTAAAGAGCTAGTTGAAAAACTGTGGGAAGAGGCCACTGATGAAAAGAACTTCATCGAGCTTCTCAATGAGGAAATGGAGAGGGCAAAGGAGCCGTTCAAGACTGACCTCAAAATATTCCTTCAGAAATTTACGGCGTTGATAAGCGGATGAACGGAGGTGAGCCCAAATGAAGGGCTCACGAGCGGTTCTAGGGGCTCTCATAATTGGATTAGTTGTCCTTGGGGGCTACCTCTACACCCAGAGGGCCAGTGACCACTCGCCTCAAGTAGACACCAGTAGAGCACAGATTTTAGCCTATCTCGGCGGTTTGGA
This sequence is a window from Thermococcus kodakarensis KOD1. Protein-coding genes within it:
- a CDS encoding metallophosphoesterase, whose amino-acid sequence is MKPKPLPEKALKLGKNVIIADVHLGYEIAMAKEGFYLPRVFHDVVRNLKNIIQREKPKGLIINGDFKHSFVPEWREKTELRTFLEEVSPLVSEIVLVRGNHDVGVLWLKELGVEIVDELEIGRWKLVHGHKLVEGENFIIGHEHPAIRLRDEVGAVIKVPAFLMGKHLIVLPAFSPWAYGNDVLREIVSPFLKYRREDFRVLVPVGREVLDFGTLSKLQEALKRL
- a CDS encoding PrsW family intramembrane metalloprotease; protein product: MSLITYIAFFAYAPTLAILWYFYHKDKYEPEPKRYVVATFLLGATLSVGISYILESVLTIGGIIKPILPATAFYVALVAGIVEEPAKALAIRYPFAAGQIDGIMDGLVYGVAAGLGFAATENFLYGLGWGVGVTIARAFLTPFAHATWSAIVGVGYGLVSEGKAYSTGSFLILAMFLHAIWDYFAFLSAGIPAYNLVLIFLILLNAAILRYFLMLAEMEERSKLWYYLFRRGMR